TTCTCTTATTTCCAAAGCGACAACGGTCCCTCGCGTGAAACTCGAAATTGGTTAGATGGCACACAGGACCCGTACTACGGCGGCACTGCCGGTAAACTGAAAGGGCATAAATTTAGCCTTTACGAGGGCGGTATCCGTTCACCCGGAATTATGAACTGGCCCCAGCGAATCCCAGCAGGGCAGGTTATCAATGAGATTGGTGCAGCAATGGATGTGTTCCCGACCTTCCTCGCCGCAGCAGGCGGAGATCCATCCGAGTACGAACTCGATGGACTCGATGTCTTACCCATGGTGGCAAACGATGAACCCACACCACATCGCGAAATCTATTGGGAGATGGGTAAGCAGACTGCCGTGCGTCGTGGTAATTGGAAATTAGTGCTCAACGGTCAATTGGTAGAGGGCACGCCTCCAGAAGACGATGTGCACCTCGCAAACCTCGACACCGACATGGGTGAAACGGAGAACCTTAAAGATGAACACCCAGAACTCACTGCTGAATTGACAGAAACCGCCGAAACATGGCGCGAAGGCATTGAAACGCATTGGGAAACTGAATGGGTCAATCCGAACGGTACAACCGGTTATGTCAAAGGATCGTAAAATGCTAACCGATACCCAAGACGCTTATGGGCACTTGCTTTCAGATTACCATAACGGTCGAGAAAACGTCGAAATAGTGGAGAGAGAAGACGGGTTCATTGATACCAGTCGATTGGGACCTCTTAACTATTTTGCTGAATATGAGAACTGGGCTGAACACCAAAAAACCGGAATAGAACACGCCACAGGACGTGTTTTGGATATCGGTTGTGGAGCAGGACGGCACTCTATCTATCTTCAGGAACAAGGTCTTGAGGTCTTGGGCACGGACATTTCACCGTTAGCCATCCAGACTTGTCAAAGCCGTGGACTCAAAAATGCGCTCGTCACATCTGTCACGCAGTTGAGTTCCAAAATTGGGACCTTTGACACGATTCTCATGATGGGACACAATTTTGGACTCGTCGGAAGCTATAAAAGAGCAAAGTGGCTATTGAGACGCTTCGCTGCTATGACGACTGATAACGCAATAATTATCGCTGAGACGATGGATCCCTATCAAACAGAGGAACCTTGCCACTTAGCCTATCATCAATTCAACAGGGATAGAGGACGGATGGGAGGTCAGTTGAAATTACGGATCCGATACAGACAATACGCTACACCGTGGTTCGATTACCTGTTTGTTTCAAAGGCGGAGATCGAAAACATCCTTGACGGGACAGGGTGGCGAGTCGAACACTACATTGACGCAGCCAATACACCGACTTATGTCGCAATTTTATCCAAACGTATGCATTCCTGATTTTAATAGTGTTGATAGGCGCGTCGCTGGCGAGGCGGAAAATCTTGCCCGTCAAGAACATCTATGTGACCGTAGGGGCTGGATTACCCAGCCCGTACAGATTGAAAACCTCGCCGAAAGACGAGATAAGTCATGATACTTTTTAAATTTGCCTTTATTACGGACACACATCTGTACCTAAACGCGCCGCAAAACTTCGCAAGCGGACTTCAACAGCAAAAAAATAGTTTTGCACTCTATGAAAAATTAGTTGAACAATTAAACGCGTTTGAGCCTGCCTTCGTGATCCACGGCGGGGATATCGTGTCTGGTGGTCAAAGCTTCGGCATGTCCACAGCGGAATTTGAAGCCACACTTGATGGCGCGCAACAACTCGGGGAACGCATAAATGCCCCCTGCTATTATATCCCCGGCAATCACGATTTGCATCCCGAAACCGGTTCCAAAGACGATTACTTGGCACACTTCAGCATCAACGGCATGGGCTCCATCAGTTTTGTGCGCGAAAATATTCGGTTCATCCTCCTCGATTCGCAGGAGGTTCCCGAAGACCTCACACACGGGTATATCAGCACGAACCAACTGGCGTGGGCGGAGCGCGAATTGAAAAGAGCACGTGATTACGACCAAGAGGTCTTCATCTTTTCACATCAACTCCCGTTTCCGAGCGTCGAGTTCCAAGGGGTCGGTTCAAGAGTCGCCAACTCCGCCGAGGTTCTCGAAATTACCGCACCCTTTGAAAGACAAATTCTGGCATTCTTTTGTGGACACTTACATCTCAATCGCGTCTTCAGAGAACAAGGTATGCTGTGTATCGTCTCCTCTGGCATTATCTGTTATCCGATGATGTGGCGACAGGTCATAGTATACCCCGACAGAGTTGACGTACAGTCCGTGCCGATCGACTTACCGGATGTCCTTGCTGAATCAG
This Candidatus Poribacteria bacterium DNA region includes the following protein-coding sequences:
- a CDS encoding methyltransferase domain-containing protein; the encoded protein is MSKDRKMLTDTQDAYGHLLSDYHNGRENVEIVEREDGFIDTSRLGPLNYFAEYENWAEHQKTGIEHATGRVLDIGCGAGRHSIYLQEQGLEVLGTDISPLAIQTCQSRGLKNALVTSVTQLSSKIGTFDTILMMGHNFGLVGSYKRAKWLLRRFAAMTTDNAIIIAETMDPYQTEEPCHLAYHQFNRDRGRMGGQLKLRIRYRQYATPWFDYLFVSKAEIENILDGTGWRVEHYIDAANTPTYVAILSKRMHS